A single region of the Campylobacteraceae bacterium genome encodes:
- a CDS encoding helix-turn-helix domain-containing protein, whose product MNEDYKFNYERISKTINFIKNNFKDQPSLNEMAENLNLNAHHFQKFFKQWIGISPKKYLQYITLERAKEILSNNEISLLDTSYEVGLSSSSRLYDLFMNTDGITPGNFKTQGDNLRIYYNLMPTPLGKLLVASTKKGICSIAFYENEKEALTSLQMSFKNASFIKIEDDIQAKVFSIFNNVKNINYVKFQLNNSPFQIKIWESLLKIEIKDLIAYCEIGKKVNNPNLSIATSSYIHKETIRFNVS is encoded by the coding sequence ATGAATGAGGATTATAAATTTAATTATGAAAGAATATCAAAAACAATTAATTTTATTAAAAATAATTTTAAAGATCAACCCTCTCTAAATGAGATGGCAGAAAATTTAAATTTAAATGCACATCATTTTCAAAAATTCTTTAAACAATGGATAGGAATAAGTCCTAAAAAATATTTACAGTACATTACTTTAGAACGTGCAAAAGAGATTTTAAGTAATAATGAAATATCACTCTTAGATACTTCTTATGAAGTGGGTTTATCCAGCTCTAGTAGATTGTATGATTTATTTATGAATACAGATGGAATTACTCCTGGTAATTTTAAAACACAAGGTGATAATTTGCGTATTTATTATAATTTAATGCCTACACCTTTGGGTAAATTATTAGTAGCTTCTACGAAAAAAGGAATTTGTTCTATTGCTTTTTATGAAAATGAAAAAGAAGCTTTAACTTCTTTGCAAATGAGCTTTAAAAATGCTTCTTTTATAAAAATTGAAGATGATATCCAAGCAAAAGTTTTTAGTATTTTTAATAATGTTAAAAATATAAATTATGTAAAATTTCAGTTGAATAATTCTCCATTTCAAATAAAAATTTGGGAAAGTTTATTAAAGATTGAAATTAAAGATTTGATTGCATATTGTGAGATTGGTAAAAAAGTGAATAACCCAAATTTGTCAATTGCAACATCTTCTTATATTCATAAAGAAACAATAAGATTTAATGTCTCTTAA
- a CDS encoding SDR family oxidoreductase: MNTLNNKVAIITGASSGIGRSTALLFAKEGAKLVLGARRGDKLEALVSEIINNGGEAVSLAGNVQDESYAKDLVALAINKYKRLDIAFNNAGTIGIVDDIQNISLKDWNDTLATNLTSGFLAAKYQVPVMSKGASLIFTSSFVGNSVGLPQLSAYAASKAGIIGLTKALASECAPLKIRVNSILPGGVDTPMREKAAPEEEQIEFLKSLHAQKRLSSPSEIAQAALFLASDASSFSTGTSMLVDGGLSISKV, from the coding sequence ATGAACACACTAAATAATAAAGTAGCAATAATAACGGGAGCGAGTTCAGGAATAGGTAGAAGTACTGCACTACTTTTTGCTAAAGAAGGAGCAAAACTTGTTTTGGGAGCTAGAAGAGGAGATAAATTAGAGGCTCTTGTTTCTGAAATAATTAATAATGGTGGAGAAGCTGTTTCTTTAGCTGGTAATGTACAAGATGAATCGTATGCAAAAGATTTAGTTGCTTTAGCAATAAATAAATATAAGCGTTTAGATATTGCTTTTAATAATGCTGGAACTATTGGAATCGTTGATGATATTCAAAATATTTCTTTAAAAGATTGGAATGATACTCTTGCTACAAATTTAACAAGCGGGTTTTTAGCAGCTAAATATCAAGTACCTGTTATGAGTAAGGGTGCTTCTCTTATTTTTACTTCTTCTTTTGTCGGAAATTCTGTTGGCTTACCACAATTAAGTGCTTATGCAGCTAGTAAAGCTGGTATAATAGGACTTACTAAAGCACTTGCAAGTGAATGTGCTCCCTTGAAAATTAGAGTGAATTCAATCTTACCAGGTGGTGTCGATACTCCAATGAGAGAAAAAGCAGCACCAGAAGAAGAGCAAATAGAATTTTTAAAAAGTTTACATGCACAAAAAAGACTTTCAAGTCCTAGTGAGATTGCACAAGCGGCACTGTTTTTAGCTTCTGATGCTTCGAGTTTTTCAACAGGTACTTCTATGTTGGTTGATGGTGGTTTATCAATTTCAAAAGTTTAA
- a CDS encoding RNA polymerase sigma factor yields MNTKDLVEKYQPYLYNLALRLVYYPQDAQDLSQDVWIKILKSIDSFEEKSDFKTWSYRIMINHFLNQKRKYSELTFDDFENTMDNMSDELLSVEYDEGFKKVLINEAKVGCMMGMLLCLNTEQRAIFVLGDIFEIKSHIASEIFDITKDNFRKKLSRARNDLYHFMNNQCSLINKKNPCKCELKTKALIKEGYVNKDNILFDLKIQKSMKDKLQILSDNLDNTIENSYKNLYQNHPFIDINEKEFGESILKNKEIKEIFSF; encoded by the coding sequence GTGAATACAAAAGATTTAGTAGAAAAATATCAACCTTATTTGTATAACTTGGCTTTACGATTGGTTTATTATCCACAAGATGCACAAGACTTAAGTCAAGACGTGTGGATTAAAATTCTTAAATCAATTGATAGTTTTGAAGAAAAATCTGATTTTAAAACCTGGTCTTATAGAATCATGATAAATCATTTTTTGAATCAAAAAAGAAAATACTCTGAATTAACGTTTGATGATTTTGAAAATACTATGGATAATATGAGTGACGAACTTTTATCAGTAGAATACGATGAAGGCTTTAAAAAAGTATTAATCAATGAAGCAAAGGTTGGTTGCATGATGGGTATGCTTTTATGTTTAAATACTGAACAACGAGCCATCTTTGTACTTGGAGATATTTTTGAAATCAAAAGCCATATAGCTTCTGAAATATTTGATATCACAAAAGATAACTTTAGAAAAAAATTATCAAGAGCAAGAAATGATTTGTACCATTTTATGAATAATCAATGCAGTTTAATCAACAAAAAGAATCCCTGTAAATGTGAATTAAAAACGAAAGCACTTATTAAAGAAGGTTATGTAAATAAAGACAATATTCTCTTTGATTTAAAAATACAAAAGAGTATGAAAGATAAATTGCAAATATTATCAGATAACTTGGATAATACAATAGAAAATTCCTATAAAAATTTGTATCAAAATCATCCCTTTATCGATATAAATGAAAAAGAATTTGGAGAAAGTATCTTAAAAAATAAAGAAATTAAAGAAATTTTTTCTTTTTAG
- a CDS encoding ATP-binding protein: MNEVGTLTFFCGKMGAGKSTKAKELAQEKNTILISEDEWLATLYPSEISSFDDYIKYAAILRPLIKTHVQKILLTGTNVVLDFPGNTVKQRIWFKKLSEEIKVNHSLIFLDISNERCLEQISKRRKEQPKRATFDTEEMFHHVTKYFETPTEKEGLELTIIN, translated from the coding sequence ATGAATGAAGTAGGAACATTGACATTTTTTTGTGGAAAAATGGGTGCTGGAAAATCTACTAAAGCAAAAGAACTTGCACAAGAGAAGAATACAATATTAATATCAGAAGATGAATGGTTAGCTACTCTTTATCCTAGTGAAATTTCATCTTTTGATGATTATATTAAATACGCTGCTATTTTAAGACCCTTAATAAAAACTCATGTACAGAAAATTCTTTTAACAGGAACAAATGTAGTTTTGGATTTTCCTGGTAATACTGTTAAACAAAGAATATGGTTTAAAAAACTTAGTGAAGAAATAAAAGTTAATCATAGTTTAATTTTTTTAGATATTAGTAATGAAAGATGTTTAGAACAAATATCTAAAAGACGAAAAGAACAGCCAAAACGTGCGACTTTTGATACAGAAGAAATGTTTCATCATGTCACTAAGTATTTTGAAACTCCTACAGAAAAAGAAGGCTTAGAACTTACAATAATTAATTAA
- a CDS encoding alpha/beta hydrolase, which translates to MKKILVFLFFTIFTLFYSQAEEMIFKHGSSNLSGHYFKATNGKKAKAVLLFVHGDGAISYDAEGYYRFIWNALRKNGYAIFSWDKPNVGDSTGNWLNQSMLDRQSEVLAAIDFVQNKYHFNSSNTGLLGFSQAGWVVPALAKQNSKIAFLIGIGFASNWIEQGRYYTKIKHQLAGENKSQISKALVSYTKDISFFKQALSYKEYLAFSNEESMTKERYLFVLNNLNSDAKEDYLNISVPSLFLWGEKDLNVNAKEEFDSWKVKNNAFISTKLIANATHGMLKADSFSKQNFGFFEWVKLMWLEEDAFVSEFMPSILTWLNDLKGLDLSPAKN; encoded by the coding sequence ATGAAAAAAATCTTAGTATTTTTATTTTTTACCATCTTTACTCTTTTTTATTCTCAGGCAGAAGAAATGATTTTTAAACATGGTTCAAGTAATTTATCTGGACATTATTTCAAAGCTACGAATGGTAAAAAAGCAAAAGCTGTTTTGCTTTTTGTTCATGGGGATGGTGCTATATCCTATGATGCTGAAGGTTATTACCGTTTTATCTGGAATGCATTAAGAAAAAACGGTTATGCTATTTTTTCTTGGGATAAACCAAATGTAGGCGACTCAACAGGTAACTGGCTTAATCAAAGCATGCTTGATAGGCAAAGTGAAGTACTTGCAGCCATTGATTTTGTGCAAAATAAATATCACTTTAATTCCTCAAATACAGGTCTGCTTGGCTTTAGTCAAGCAGGTTGGGTCGTACCAGCCCTTGCAAAACAAAATTCAAAAATTGCTTTCCTTATTGGGATTGGCTTTGCAAGTAATTGGATTGAGCAAGGACGCTACTATACAAAAATCAAACACCAATTAGCAGGTGAGAATAAAAGTCAAATTAGCAAAGCTTTAGTTTCATATACTAAGGATATTTCATTTTTCAAGCAGGCTTTATCCTATAAAGAATACTTAGCGTTCTCAAACGAAGAATCAATGACAAAAGAACGTTACTTATTTGTATTAAATAATTTAAACTCTGATGCAAAGGAGGATTATTTAAACATAAGTGTTCCAAGTTTATTTTTGTGGGGAGAGAAAGATTTAAATGTAAATGCAAAAGAAGAGTTTGATTCATGGAAAGTTAAAAACAATGCTTTTATAAGTACAAAATTAATAGCTAATGCTACTCATGGAATGCTTAAAGCAGACTCTTTTTCTAAACAAAATTTTGGATTCTTTGAATGGGTAAAACTTATGTGGTTAGAAGAAGATGCATTTGTAAGTGAATTTATGCCAAGTATTTTAACTTGGTTAAATGATCTTAAGGGTTTAGATCTATCTCCTGCTAAAAATTAG
- a CDS encoding phytanoyl-CoA dioxygenase family protein, with the protein MSAKKEYDDKGYVILRNFLNADELLSITKCVNRIYESWMNKNRAEIFENQLVNMHSLSKKEYFKNNSQDRLAFFNAISIEKIVNLLESMFGSEIYFHNTQVFFNPLNEKRLPYWHRDMQYSSIADDIQKEQQNKMLSLHIRIPLEKEKGLELIPGSHKRWDNELEKNVRLELNGHHNNEELPNAKLIEVNTGDMVIFSSQMIHRGNYNLNTSRKAFDLCLGNYHKLSFDFFDEKVLPNKEEIKLIKNKQWFVCANENFIKGIA; encoded by the coding sequence ATGTCTGCGAAAAAAGAATATGATGACAAGGGATATGTTATTTTACGTAACTTCCTTAATGCTGATGAACTATTATCTATTACTAAATGTGTGAATCGTATTTATGAGTCTTGGATGAATAAAAATAGGGCAGAAATCTTTGAAAATCAATTAGTGAATATGCATTCTTTAAGTAAAAAAGAATATTTTAAAAATAACTCTCAAGATAGACTGGCTTTTTTTAACGCTATTTCTATAGAAAAAATAGTTAATTTACTTGAAAGTATGTTTGGCTCCGAAATTTATTTTCATAATACACAAGTGTTTTTTAATCCCTTAAATGAGAAACGTCTTCCTTATTGGCATAGAGATATGCAATACAGTTCCATAGCTGATGATATACAAAAAGAACAGCAAAATAAGATGCTAAGTTTACATATTCGAATTCCTTTAGAGAAAGAAAAAGGCTTAGAATTAATTCCTGGAAGTCATAAACGTTGGGATAACGAATTAGAAAAAAATGTAAGATTAGAGTTAAATGGGCATCATAATAATGAAGAACTTCCAAATGCTAAACTCATCGAAGTAAATACAGGAGATATGGTAATCTTTTCTTCTCAAATGATTCATCGTGGCAATTATAATCTTAATACTTCACGAAAAGCATTTGATCTTTGTCTTGGCAACTATCATAAATTGAGTTTTGATTTTTTTGATGAAAAAGTATTGCCAAACAAAGAAGAAATTAAATTAATTAAAAATAAACAATGGTTTGTTTGTGCTAATGAGAATTTTATTAAAGGAATTGCATGA
- a CDS encoding transglutaminase family protein gives MTQFLEETSIIDYSNKEIQKISKNLSHDCKTDVEIAKKCFEYVRDNINHSGDYKDNITTCKASDVLKYKTGWCYSKSHLLASLLRANNIPTGFCYQRLSYKKDKKDIYFLHGLNAIYLKDFGWYKVDARGNKKGIDAQFNPPLEKLAFELKENEFDLPKIYDEPLNIIIQALEKHTTYKEMIDNMPDIEPNDEIILKKEV, from the coding sequence ATGACACAATTCTTAGAAGAAACAAGTATTATTGATTATTCAAATAAAGAAATACAAAAAATATCAAAAAATTTATCACATGATTGTAAAACAGATGTTGAAATAGCAAAAAAGTGTTTTGAATATGTGAGAGATAATATAAACCATAGTGGGGATTATAAAGACAATATCACTACTTGTAAAGCAAGTGATGTATTAAAATATAAAACGGGTTGGTGTTATTCTAAAAGTCATTTATTAGCTTCACTATTACGAGCGAACAACATTCCTACGGGTTTTTGTTACCAAAGATTAAGTTATAAAAAAGATAAAAAAGATATTTATTTTCTTCATGGACTCAATGCTATATATTTAAAAGATTTTGGTTGGTATAAAGTAGATGCAAGAGGAAATAAAAAAGGTATAGATGCACAATTTAATCCGCCCCTTGAGAAACTAGCATTTGAATTAAAAGAAAATGAATTTGATTTACCCAAAATATATGATGAGCCACTAAATATAATTATTCAAGCATTAGAAAAACATACAACATATAAAGAGATGATAGATAACATGCCTGATATTGAACCCAATGATGAAATAATTCTTAAAAAAGAAGTTTAA
- a CDS encoding diguanylate cyclase produces the protein MQFKCLFFSFLYLSSQLIANNDSLENVSLQLKWTHSFQFAGYYAAKEKGYYKEAGLKVEFIEADSSTNVVKKVLAQKVQYGVGTSSLLLSRAKGLPVVALAVIFQHSPYQIFASSEIHSLKDLIGKTVMIESDADELFAYLKKENVPLDKINLIPHSFNGKDLIAGKIKAMSGYLTNDPYFLNAGNFTYQRFSPRSVGIDFYGDNLFTSELEIKNHPKRTSAFLKASMRGWDYALTHQSEIINLIMRKYSPSFSKENIVFQAKQMTALVKPDLVEIGYMNPVRWKNIANTYISLDLLKKDYKISKNFLYENKPINIPTWLLYAFFSGLVMLILITVFTIKLIAFNRKLKKTQVLLNKSNFELSELAKEKNLLLEKLKEQANRDPLTNMYNKRHFAIISDSILELTNRSKESLSVIMIDIDKFKNINDTHGHIIGDKILILLANKLMSLVRKSDTIARVEGEEFAILLPNTSATQANILARKIREEVEKTIFEESTTKINFTISLGVYEFNKKEDKNINSVLHKADKALYAAKNSGRNRVSIFQ, from the coding sequence TTGCAATTTAAATGCTTGTTCTTTTCTTTTCTTTATTTATCCTCACAACTTATTGCAAACAATGATTCTCTTGAGAATGTAAGCCTTCAACTAAAATGGACCCACTCTTTTCAATTTGCCGGATATTATGCAGCAAAAGAAAAAGGTTATTATAAAGAAGCAGGTTTAAAAGTAGAATTTATAGAAGCAGATTCTTCTACAAATGTTGTTAAAAAAGTATTAGCGCAAAAAGTACAATATGGTGTAGGAACAAGCAGTTTACTACTTTCAAGAGCAAAAGGTTTACCTGTAGTAGCTTTGGCTGTTATTTTTCAACACTCACCCTACCAAATTTTTGCATCCTCAGAGATTCACTCACTTAAAGACTTAATTGGAAAAACAGTGATGATTGAGTCTGATGCAGATGAATTATTTGCATATTTAAAAAAAGAAAATGTTCCCTTAGATAAAATCAATTTAATTCCTCATAGTTTTAATGGCAAAGATTTAATAGCAGGTAAAATAAAAGCCATGTCGGGTTATCTTACAAATGACCCTTATTTTTTAAATGCTGGAAATTTCACTTATCAACGTTTTAGCCCAAGAAGTGTGGGAATCGATTTTTATGGAGATAATCTTTTTACCTCAGAATTAGAAATCAAAAACCATCCAAAAAGAACGAGTGCTTTTCTTAAAGCAAGTATGCGTGGATGGGACTATGCGCTTACGCACCAAAGTGAAATTATAAATCTTATTATGAGAAAATATAGTCCAAGTTTTTCTAAAGAAAATATTGTCTTTCAAGCCAAACAAATGACAGCTTTAGTTAAACCTGATTTAGTAGAAATAGGTTATATGAATCCTGTTCGCTGGAAAAATATTGCCAATACCTATATTTCTTTGGACTTACTAAAAAAAGACTATAAAATATCAAAGAATTTTTTGTATGAAAACAAACCAATTAATATCCCTACTTGGCTTCTTTATGCTTTTTTTTCTGGTCTTGTAATGCTTATACTTATTACCGTATTTACAATTAAATTAATTGCATTTAACCGTAAACTTAAAAAAACTCAAGTACTTTTGAATAAGTCAAATTTTGAACTAAGTGAATTAGCAAAAGAGAAGAATCTTTTACTTGAAAAACTAAAAGAGCAAGCCAATCGTGACCCTCTAACAAATATGTATAATAAAAGACACTTTGCAATTATTTCAGACTCAATTCTTGAATTAACGAATAGGTCAAAAGAGTCATTAAGTGTAATAATGATTGATATTGACAAATTTAAAAATATCAATGATACTCACGGACATATTATAGGTGATAAAATACTAATTTTATTAGCAAATAAACTAATGAGTTTAGTAAGAAAAAGTGATACTATTGCAAGAGTTGAGGGAGAAGAATTTGCGATTTTACTTCCAAATACAAGTGCTACTCAGGCTAATATTCTTGCTAGAAAAATCAGAGAAGAAGTTGAAAAAACAATTTTTGAAGAAAGTACTACAAAGATTAATTTTACCATTAGCCTTGGGGTATATGAATTTAACAAAAAAGAAGACAAGAATATTAATAGTGTCTTACATAAAGCTGACAAAGCTTTATATGCTGCTAAAAACAGTGGAAGAAATAGAGTTTCAATCTTTCAATAA
- a CDS encoding cache domain-containing protein, whose protein sequence is MFKNLRIRNKLLIIVISTIIIISSIIAAKSVYAINVLSQMNIENYKKSAFEEKEKELKNYISLAYKMIDSSYSKSEKDVQEQLSLQSDFLFSIITKLYEENKDKESKDVLQKRITKIVESSVYGKAGYFWINDFDHTILMHPIKKELNNKNFKNNKNFIFLDLAINALHKSSTKKEFIQYSFYNPTSQKEALKSSLVRVFKPYNWIIGTGAYIDNVSNKLKEDVLKKISLLKYGKDGYFWINNTSGIMLMHPYKTELIGQNLLNKKDANSKYYFKEMIEKSLKHEKGAIVKYSWQNQDKTKNREKFSYVKNFKAWNWVIGTGAYVDNIEKRVSLLKKNTEVEINKIIWQILVLTILSSIVISLLIIYISNITIIKPIEEFQKGLLNFFSYLNKETNDIKVINIDSKDEIGVMAEKVNFNIIKSKKLIDEEIELVSKTILLLKELELGNLSQRINITISNPALNELTLLLNKMANNFEININNVLVVLNEYTHYNYLNKVDTKNSKDHLLKLGENLNSLGDSITQMLVDNKRVGITLETSSTDLLNNVHILNQRSNEAACSLEETAASLEEITSTIVNNNNSISLMSSYAGSLTKATKEGQELANKTMLSMDEINEEVSSISVAITVIDQIAFQTNILSLNAAVEAATAGEAGKGFAVVAQEVRNLANRSAQAAKEIKDLVNNANIKASKGKEISKSMIIGYKELNDTIKKTLTHIDDIANSSKEQQLGIEQINIAVAQQEQQTQDIAHAANQTFDIATNTSNISKKIVQITNEKEFRGKNDIVNRRENNLDLAFKGNEKRKTEKDLNLAENRNIRQKDVDLSYTKKEKRALEQSLKNPLSINTSQNNQEWESF, encoded by the coding sequence GTGTTTAAAAATTTAAGAATTAGAAACAAACTATTAATAATCGTTATATCAACTATTATTATAATTTCAAGTATTATTGCAGCTAAATCTGTTTATGCAATAAATGTATTAAGTCAGATGAATATCGAAAACTACAAAAAATCTGCTTTTGAGGAAAAAGAAAAAGAATTAAAGAATTATATCTCTTTGGCTTATAAAATGATTGATTCTTCTTATTCAAAAAGTGAAAAAGATGTACAAGAGCAACTAAGTTTACAATCAGATTTTTTATTCTCTATTATTACAAAACTTTATGAAGAAAATAAAGATAAAGAAAGTAAAGACGTATTACAAAAAAGAATTACAAAAATAGTTGAATCTTCTGTATATGGAAAAGCAGGTTATTTTTGGATTAATGATTTTGATCATACGATATTAATGCATCCCATTAAAAAAGAATTAAATAATAAAAATTTTAAAAACAATAAAAATTTTATTTTCTTGGATTTGGCTATTAATGCATTACATAAATCCTCTACAAAAAAAGAATTTATTCAATATTCTTTTTACAATCCTACAAGCCAAAAAGAGGCTTTAAAATCATCTTTGGTGAGGGTTTTTAAACCTTACAATTGGATTATAGGAACAGGTGCTTATATTGATAATGTAAGTAACAAATTAAAAGAGGATGTACTGAAAAAAATATCCTTACTAAAATATGGGAAAGACGGTTATTTTTGGATTAATAACACAAGTGGAATAATGTTAATGCATCCTTACAAAACAGAGTTAATTGGTCAAAACCTACTTAATAAAAAAGACGCAAATTCAAAGTATTATTTCAAAGAAATGATTGAAAAAAGTCTAAAGCATGAAAAGGGAGCGATTGTTAAATATTCATGGCAAAATCAAGATAAAACGAAAAACAGAGAAAAGTTTTCTTATGTTAAAAACTTTAAAGCTTGGAACTGGGTTATTGGGACGGGTGCTTATGTTGATAATATAGAAAAAAGAGTTTCGCTTTTGAAAAAAAACACGGAAGTTGAAATTAATAAAATTATATGGCAAATATTAGTACTTACCATTCTAAGCAGTATAGTTATCTCTTTGCTAATTATTTATATTTCGAATATTACAATAATCAAACCTATTGAAGAGTTTCAAAAAGGTTTATTAAACTTTTTTTCTTATTTAAATAAAGAAACAAATGATATAAAAGTTATTAATATTGATTCAAAAGATGAAATAGGAGTTATGGCAGAAAAAGTTAATTTCAATATAATCAAAAGTAAAAAATTAATTGATGAAGAGATTGAGTTAGTATCAAAAACAATACTATTACTTAAAGAATTAGAGCTTGGAAACTTATCTCAAAGAATTAATATAACAATATCAAATCCTGCATTAAATGAACTTACATTGTTATTGAATAAAATGGCAAATAATTTTGAAATCAATATCAACAATGTATTAGTGGTATTAAATGAATATACACATTACAATTATCTTAATAAAGTTGATACAAAAAACAGCAAAGATCATTTATTGAAACTGGGAGAAAATCTTAATTCTTTGGGAGATTCTATTACGCAAATGTTAGTTGATAATAAAAGAGTAGGAATAACACTGGAAACATCCTCAACAGATCTCTTAAACAATGTTCATATCTTAAATCAACGTTCAAATGAAGCTGCTTGTTCACTAGAAGAAACGGCTGCTTCTTTAGAAGAAATTACAAGTACTATCGTAAATAACAATAATTCAATTTCATTAATGTCAAGCTATGCTGGTTCTTTAACTAAAGCTACTAAAGAGGGTCAAGAATTAGCAAATAAAACCATGCTTTCAATGGATGAAATAAATGAAGAAGTAAGCTCTATTAGTGTAGCAATTACAGTTATAGATCAAATTGCATTTCAAACAAATATTTTATCTCTGAACGCGGCAGTAGAAGCAGCAACAGCGGGGGAAGCAGGAAAAGGTTTTGCAGTAGTAGCTCAAGAAGTAAGAAACTTAGCAAACAGATCAGCCCAAGCAGCAAAAGAAATAAAAGACTTAGTTAATAATGCAAACATTAAAGCATCCAAAGGAAAAGAAATATCAAAAAGTATGATTATTGGATACAAAGAACTTAATGATACTATTAAAAAAACACTAACACACATTGATGATATTGCAAACTCCTCTAAAGAACAACAACTGGGTATTGAACAAATTAACATAGCAGTAGCGCAACAAGAACAACAAACACAAGATATTGCACATGCAGCAAATCAAACTTTTGATATAGCTACTAACACCTCAAATATTTCTAAAAAAATTGTTCAAATAACAAATGAAAAAGAATTTAGAGGAAAAAATGACATTGTAAATAGAAGAGAAAATAATCTCGATTTAGCATTTAAAGGCAATGAAAAACGAAAAACAGAAAAAGACCTAAATCTTGCAGAAAATAGAAACATACGTCAAAAAGACGTAGATCTAAGTTATACTAAAAAAGAAAAAAGAGCTCTCGAACAATCACTAAAAAATCCTTTATCAATAAACACAAGTCAAAATAACCAAGAATGGGAAAGTTTTTAA
- a CDS encoding winged helix-turn-helix domain-containing protein, translating into MIQISNKELRLLWLDTNALLNTKKQKLDLLQIIKDLGFVQIDSIQNVTRAQHHVLWSRNNNYKEHMLDDLLEKKGSIFEHFTHDASLIPLEYFPMWKGHFKRTKERLDKSKYYKDLLDEKGKNNIISRINNEGALHSKDFDSTIIGEKKMWSRSLHKTTLDYMWYCGELTTAYRKSFRKYYELIHNIIPSHILNKKIKEEEQISWLCSSALQRLSIASAKEIKNFWGSLSIKEVNEWLKNNMDNLLEIEWENHEGKYIKSFASLDIKERLENLKSTKTRVQIINPFDPSIRDRIRLKNIFGFDYKIEIFVPKEKRVWGYYVYPILQGDSFVARIEIQANRKINEMSVLNFWIEEGVLWNDKEKEKLDVELKSFASLVGIDNVRWLA; encoded by the coding sequence ATGATACAAATTTCAAATAAAGAATTAAGACTTTTATGGTTAGATACAAATGCTTTGTTAAATACAAAAAAACAAAAATTAGATCTTCTTCAAATCATTAAAGACTTAGGTTTTGTACAAATTGATAGCATTCAAAACGTAACAAGAGCACAACACCATGTTTTATGGTCAAGAAACAATAACTACAAAGAACACATGTTGGATGATTTATTAGAAAAAAAAGGAAGTATTTTTGAGCACTTCACCCATGATGCCTCATTAATTCCACTAGAATATTTTCCTATGTGGAAAGGCCATTTTAAACGCACCAAAGAAAGATTGGATAAATCTAAATATTACAAAGACCTTTTGGATGAAAAGGGTAAAAATAACATAATAAGTAGGATTAATAATGAAGGTGCTTTACATTCAAAAGATTTTGATTCTACAATTATAGGTGAGAAAAAAATGTGGTCAAGATCTCTACATAAAACAACACTTGACTATATGTGGTATTGCGGAGAACTTACAACAGCGTATAGAAAAAGTTTTAGAAAATATTATGAACTCATTCATAATATAATTCCATCACATATTTTAAATAAAAAAATAAAAGAGGAAGAACAAATTTCTTGGCTTTGTTCGTCTGCTTTACAGAGATTAAGTATTGCAAGTGCGAAAGAGATAAAGAACTTTTGGGGATCATTAAGTATAAAAGAAGTGAATGAGTGGCTTAAAAATAATATGGATAATTTACTTGAGATTGAATGGGAAAATCATGAAGGAAAATATATAAAAAGTTTTGCATCTTTAGATATAAAAGAGCGTCTGGAAAATTTAAAAAGTACTAAAACCAGAGTACAAATAATCAATCCTTTTGATCCCTCAATTAGAGATAGAATAAGGCTTAAAAATATATTTGGTTTTGATTATAAAATAGAGATTTTTGTTCCCAAAGAAAAAAGAGTTTGGGGATATTATGTATACCCTATTTTGCAAGGAGATTCTTTTGTTGCTAGAATTGAAATACAAGCGAACCGAAAAATAAATGAGATGAGTGTATTGAATTTTTGGATAGAAGAGGGTGTTCTTTGGAATGACAAAGAAAAAGAAAAGTTAGATGTAGAACTAAAAAGTTTCGCTTCTTTGGTTGGTATTGATAATGTAAGGTGGCTTGCTTAG